The following is a genomic window from Candidatus Zixiibacteriota bacterium.
GCGGGAAGCCGCTGCGCGCGGCGATTCAACCCGGATTCGCCGTCGAGCTCGGCCGAGGCGAGGGCAACCCCGGAGCAGCGGAGGCGCAGGAACGCGAAATTTCAAAGTCGTCGCTGCGAAGGGATTCCCCTCGCATCCCGCGTCGGCCGCAACTGCAACCGCGACTTCGCTTCAATCGCAGAGGTTCGACGAGGTCAATGCGCAAAACCAGGAACCGGGAACCCGAGACCGGAAACCGTCATCGCAAGGAAAGCTCGATGTCGATATTTTCTTCGCGCTGGAGGTCGGCGAAGCGCTCGCGGAGAACGTTGACGCTGGTACTCGACGGCACGGAGATGCTCGCCTCCAGGCGGAAGATCGGTGTGCCGCTGACGGGAGCGGCGTAGGTCTTGGTCTCCATCGACTCGATGTTAACGCCCAGGCTGCTCAGAACGGCGCTGATTCGATGCACGATCCCCGGGTGGTCCAGGCTGGAGGCCGTGAGCCGATAGGGTAGAAGAGGCTCGGTGGGCTTTCGAGCCGCTGGAGTCTTGATTGCAAGGGTCAACCCGGTTTGGATTTCCAGCTCGCGATAGTGATTCGCGACTTTCAGAAGGTCGGCGCCTCTGCCGCTGATCAAGAGGATCACGGCGAACTCGCCGCAGAAAACCGCCATCTTGCTGTCCTCGATATTGCAGCCGTGGCGGTCGATGAACTCGGAGATTGTCTGCACCAGCCCGACCCGATCGGGACCGATAGCGGTGAGGATGAGATGCTCCTTATCGGTCATGGAGTCAGAAATATAGGATCGGATGCGACCGTTCAACACGCCAGAACGAGCACCCCGGGACCCCGGACCGCCCACCCTGGAGGTCAAACTCGCCTTTGCAGAACCTCTGGGTTGGCCACGTGGATCGGGCGGCCGGCCGCAAAAGCGAGGATCTGCTCGACCACCGTGTCGTAATAGCTCTCGTAGGTTTCCCTCTCGACGTAGCCGAGATGGGGCGTGCAGATCGCGTTGTCGAGGCTCAGCAACGGATGGTTCCCGCCGATCACCGGCTCGTCCTCGTAGACGTCGACGGCGGCGAAGCCGGGCCGGCCGGCCCTGAGCGCCTCTACCAGCGCTCCCTCCGCGATCAATCCGGCGCGGCTCGTGTTGACGAGGAGCGCCGTGGGTTTCATTCTTGCAAGGTCCTCGCGCGTTACGATGCCGCGCGTTTCCTTGTTCAGCGGGATGTGCAGGCTCAGAATGTCGGCCTCGGAGAAAAACGCTTCCCGGCTCGACGCCACCTCGTAGCCAGCGCTGCGGGCGCGCGCCGTGGAGCCCTCCCGGCCCCAGCAAACGACGCGCGCCCCGAACGCCCGCCCGACGTTCGCGACCAGGCTCCCGATCCGGCCGAACGCGTAGATACCGAGCACTCTGTTGTGCACCGCCGAGCCGAGCGTCGATTGCCAGTGACCCTGCTTGAGCCGGTTGATCTCGTAGGGCAGGTGACGCAGCGCGGCGAGAATGAGCGCCCAGGTGAGCTCCGCCGTTGCGCTCGGGTTGCCCGCGCCGCCCGCGGACACGACGATCCCGCGCTCCGTGCACGCCGCGAGATCGATGTGGCTGACGTTGCGCCCGGTCTGGCTGACGAGCTTCAGCCTCGTCAAGCGCTCGACGACCGCCCGGGGAAAAGCGGAGCGCTGCTGGGTGAGGATGACCGCATCGGCATCCGCCAGCCGTTGCGCCAGCCGCGCCGGATCTTTTTCCGTGTCGTTGAAGACCGTTACGTCATGGGCGGCGAGCTTGGCGTAGCAGCGCAGCGTGCGAAACGCGTTCTGATAGTCGTCGAGCACCACGATCTTCATCGTCCCCTCCTCGATGGAAGAACAGCCGAAGCAACGAGACGTTACAGAGAAAGCGGGGCCGCTGTCAACTTTCGCGCGCCGGCCGGAACCGAAGTTGACAGCGGCCGCCGCCGCCGGATAGTGTCTGAGCGGCGCCGTTTCCCTCCCTGCGGGAACGGCGCGCACGGGGGGCCGTAACATGGAGAATCAGTCGTTGATCGATTCTTTGCACCGCGAGATCATCGGTCCGGGCGTGGCGCAGTTGATGAGCACCCGGTTTTTCAGCGAGCTGAGAGAGGGAAAGCTGTCGCGAAAACGCCTGCAGGGCTTCGCCCTCCAGCACTACCTTTCGAACCACGCGATCAACAAGGGCCTTGCCTTTTGCATGGTGCGAAACGCCAACCACCAACCGGTGTACGACCAGTTCGTGGAGCTGTTCGTCGAGGAAACCTCCCATCCCGGGCTCATGAAGCGCTTCGGCGAAGCGATCGGGTTGCGCGGGGAGGACTTCGACGACGCCGTCATGATTTTCGAATGCGTGGCCCATACAGGGGCGATCATTCGGGGCATGTTCCTCGGCACCCTGGCCGAAGCGCGCGCGGGCGCGCTGGTGAACGAGACCATGGTGCGCCGCTACTCGGAGGTGTTCGACGCCGCGCTCGAGCGGCACTACGGGTTGGACGCCCGGGCGCGGGCCTTCTTCACGGTTCATGCCAGGGTCGACGAGCATCATACCGCGATGGCGGCGGAGGTCATCGCCCGCCATGCGCGCACCCCGCGCGATCACGAGCTCGTGCGCGCCGCCGCCCGCAACATGGTGCGCTTCAAGATCGCCAAGTTCGACGGGATTTACGACGCCTACGGCTGATTGGCGGATCGCACCGCTCGCGGGACGGCCGCTCTCCGCCCTGCATCCGACATTTCTTGTCCGGCGTGTTCCGCGCCCGTGAGCGCCGCGGCCGAGCCGCTCATCGCCCCGCCAGCTTTCTCCCCTGCTCCAGCACCGCGAACGATCGCTGGGCGGACGGCATCAAGAAGCGATACCCGCTCGCGATCAGCCGCTCGATGTTCTTTGCATCGGGGTGCGGGTGGCCGCACGGCACGTTGTGCTCCTTGCAGATCCGCAGGATGGTGTCGATCGCCTCCGCGACCACCGGGTGCTCGTAGTCCCGGGGGTGGCCCAGCTCCTGGCTGAGGTCCCCTTCGCCGATCAAGACCACTCCGATCCCGGGAACTTCCTTCAGGATCCGGGGCAGGTTCTCGATCGCGCGGGTGTCCTCGCACTGAATGATGACGAGGATTTCTCCGTTCGCCGCCAGCGGCCAGACGTCAGCGCGGCTGTAGTACTCCTGTTGCGTAAGTCCCCAGTAGCGGGCCGCTCGCGCCGGCGCGTCCCCGCGGATCCCCGGGGGGTCGTAGAGCGGCGCGCCGGGGAGCCGCGGATAACGACACGAGCGCACCGCGTTCCAGGCCTCCTCGACCGTGCTCACGTGAGGGAAAATAATGCCGTAGACGCCGATGTCGAGAACCTGCTTGGCGACCCACTGGTTCATCTCTCCGCCGTTGGGGGGAATGCGCACGAGCGGCGTGACTTTGGGCGCGAGCGTGCCGCGCTCGACGATCTGCCGGCGGTCGAGCATCGCCTGAAGGGCGTGGCGCAGGCCGGGAAGGTCGAGCGGCGCGTGCTCCATCTCGAACGCGATGCCGTCGAAGGAAGAAGAGGCCATGGCGGTGGCGCTCTCGATATCGACGGGGGTGAATCCGACGAAGGCGACCCTGCCCTCCTCGAGGGCTTTGATTACGCCGTTGAGGCGCGGTATGTCTGGCATGGCAAAGGCTCCGGATTTTTGTTTTATTGACGAGCTATAGCAGAGCCCGCGAGGCGCGACAATCTCGTTCCTGCGCTGCGCGGCTGCAGCTCCGAGGAGAAAACGATGATCATCGACGCCCATACCCACTACACCACGGCACCGTTACAGCTCCAGGCCTACCGGGGCCGGCAGATCACCGACCTCGCCAGGCCGAGGCGCGCCCGGCTCCAGATCAGCGACGAGGAGCTGGAGCGCTCGATGCGCGGCCAGTTCCAGCGCATGAAGGAGTGCGGCATCGACCGGCTGTTGTTTTCTCCTCAGGCGTCCGCCATGGGTCACCACTTCGGCTCCCCGCTGGTGAGCCGCTACTGGACCGAGGCCTGCAACGACCTGATCGCGCGGGTGGCGCGCCTGTGGCCGGACAGGATCTCCCCGGTTTGCCAGCTGCCGCAGTCGCCGGGTGTAAGCCCCAAGGAATGGGTCGACGAGCTGGAGCGCTGCGTCAAGGAGCTCGGATTCGTCGGGTGCAACGTGAACCCTGACGTGGGCGGCGGCCGGGAGCCGCTGACGCCGTCGCTGGGCAGCGAATGGTGGTACCCGCTCTGGGAGAAGATGGTGGAGCTGGACGTGCCGTGCACCATTCACGCGAGCGCCTCTCTCAATCCGGCCATGCACCTGACCAACGCCTACTACATCGCCCAGCACAACGCGGCCGCTGTCGAAATCCTGAAATCGCGCGTGCTCAACGACTTCCCCAAGCTCAAGATCGTCATCCCGCACGGCGGCGGGGCGATTCCATACCAGTGGAACCGCCAGCGCGGCCTGCACGTGCGCGAAGGGCTGGAGCCGTTCGAGGAAGTCGCGCGGAAGGTTTACTGGGACATGGCGGTCTATGACAAGGAATCGATGGAGCTGCTGATCAAGCGGGTCGGCGTCGACAACGTGCTGTTCGCCACCGAGATGTTCGGCGCCGTCAACGCCATCGATCCGAAGACGGGGCGCAATTTCGAGGATCTCGTGCCGATCTTCGACTCGATCGACTGGCTCACCGCCGAAGACAAGCGCAAGATCACCGAGATCAACGCCCGGAAGGTGTTCTCGCGCATCCCGCCGGCGGCGAAACCCTGAGGAGCGCAGCATGGCGGACTCGATTTCCGTGCTCAGCGCCGGCGCCGTCGCCCCCGGCCTGATGCCCGTCCTCGACGGGTTCCGGCGGGCGGCCGGCTGCGCGGTTGCCGTCTCCTTTGCAACCGCGCCGGCGATCGCCGCCCGGATTGCAGCGGGCGAAGCGCCCGACGTGGTGATCGCGCCCGAGTCGGTGCTCGACCGGCTGGCGCAAAGCGGCACGACTGCGGGAGACGCACGCGCGACGCTCGGGCGAATCGGCGTCGGCTTGATGGTGCGGGCGGGCGCTCCGTTGCCGAAGATCGCCACCGCCGAAGAGCTCAGGGGATCCCTGCTCGCCGCCGAGTCGATCGTTTACAACCGGGCTTCCACCGGGATCTACCTCGAGCAACTCTTCGAGCGCTGGGGAATCAAGGCGGTGCTGGACCCCAAGATCACGCGCTATCCCGACGCGGCCGCGGTCATCGCCCACGTGGCGGACGGCACGGGAAGGGAGATCGGTTTCGGGGCGACCACGGTGATCGTCGAAGCCGCCGGCCGCGGCCTCAGCTTTGTCGGCCCTCTGCCGGAAGAAATCCAGAACTACACGCGCTACGACGCCGCCGTCTTGGCCGCCAGCCGGCAACAGGCACGCGCGCGCGACCTCGTTCGGCACCTCGCGAGCCAGAAAGCCAGAACGGCTTTCGCCGCCGCCGGTATCCATTAGTTCCCGGTTTCTGTTTTCCCACTGGGCCTCGAACCCCGTTTGCGCTCCTTCGTTTCGTCCGATCATCAGGGAACGCGCTCACAAGCTCGCTTCGAAGAAGCCGGCGATGCGCCGTTCATAGTCCGGGCCCACCTGGCCGTGAAAGAGATCGTCCGCGAACCAGAACTCGGCCCTCGGATTTTCCTTCAAGGCTTCCTTGAGAAGCAGGGCGTGCTCGAAGGGAATGACGTGATCGTTTCGTGAATGAAGGATCAGGGCCGGAACTCGGAGCCGCCGCGCGCTTTCCATGGGCGAAACTTTCGCCAGATCGATCCCGAGCAGCACCCGCGCCCAGAGCCCGGTCAGCCAGCCGAGCGGGTATCTGAGAAGCGGAATGCGAAAGAGCACCGGCGCCAGAAGATCGAGCCGAGCATAGCTCGATTCCGAGACCACCGCTCGTATCTCGGGCAGATCGGGAGCAGCCATGAGGGCCACCGCCCCTCCCATCGAAAAGCCCCAGACACCGACCTCGGTGATTCCCCGGGAGCGGAGAAACGCCACCGCCGCCGCGAGATCCCTGGTCTCTCTGGCGCCGATCGTGGTATACCGCCCTCCGCTGGCCCCCAGGTAGCGAAAGTCGAACAACATCAGGTTGTAGCGCGCGGCCAGGAAAGCGAGAACCGGCAGGATGTTTCCCTTGTCGGCCGGATAGCCGTGAAGGCCGATCACGGTCTTGTTCGTTTTGCCTCCGGTCGCGGGGATGAACCACCCGCTCAGCTCGACGCCGTCCTCGGTTGTGAAGGAAACGGCCTCGTAGGCAAGCCCCAGGTTTTCCGGCGTGATCCTGGAGACGAGCTTCGGCGGCCGCACCGAAACGTAGAAGCCCCAGAGCGGGAGAAAGAGCAAAACGAAGACCAGGAGAAAGAACAACATTCTTGCGGCGCGCTTCGCTTCCATCCGGCCCGTAGGAGCCTACCTCTTATCGCCGCCGCGTCAAAGCCCGCCGTCCGGCAGGCGGCTCACCTGGCCCCCGAAAGGGGCGTCCGAGCCGAACCACGATCGAGTATCCGTTCCACGCTGTTTTTTCGCTACCTTTCGGACTGCCTTTTTTGGTATACGGACTTGTCTTTCCGGCGCACCCTCATGGCTCGCGCCGGACAGCGCGCCGGCACCGCAATCGGCTCTCGGGAGGTCTTTATGAGAACGTTGCTTCTGGTCCTCGTGATGGGGCTTCAGGCTTGCGCGGCGATGCGGACGGGGCGGTCGGAGGTCTCGATCCTGGTCGATCTCGACCCTGCCCGCGCCGACCGCAGCGTGATTGTCGAGGCCATCACCGCCGACAAGGCGGGCAGGCTCTATCTTCCGGACCGCGTGAGCGGCAATGTTCTTCGGATCGACCCGGAAGCTCCCAGGCCGGTTGTCGTCGGGCGTATCGAGCCGCGCGAGATCAAAGGGAAAAAAGTCGGCGCCGACGCGGGCGGCCTCGCGTTCAATGGGCAGGGCGATCTGTTGATCGCCGCTGGCGGATTTTCCGAGGTCCTGCGCATTCGCGCCTCCGAGCTCGACCCGGGAAAACCGGGACGGGCGGAAACCTTCGCAACCGGCGTCCCGGGGGCGAACGCCGTGGCGCTCGACCGGCGGGGCAACCTCTACGTTTCGGGCGGACGCGCCGGCAAGATCTATCGCGTCGGACCCGGCGGCGGCGCGGCTCAGCCGATCGTGCAGATTCCGCCGCACAGCCGCAAGGTTCCCGGAGGCGGGGTGCAGCCGATCGTCGAGAACGGGCTCGCCTTCGACGCAAACGGCGTGCTCCACGTCGCCGATACCGCCAGGGGCGCCATCTGGAAGGTGCCCATTTCAGCCGACGGCGCCGTCGGGAAACCCGTCATGCTGGCTCAAAGCCCGCTTCTCGAAGGCGCCGACGGGATCGAGTTCGACGCCAGGGGAACGCTCTGGGTCGCCGCCAACGAGCGCAACGCGATCGCGACGGTCGCTCCCGACGGCAGCGTGCGCGAGGTCTGGAAGAACGACAGCAGGGGTCCTCTGGAATTTCCCTCCGGCATCGTCTTCGTCGGCGGAACCGCTTACGTCAGCAACTTCGACGTGCCGAGGCGCGACAATCTCGACTCCAGCGGCAAGACCGCGCTCGACGGCATCGGCGCATCGGTCGCCATGATCGTGCCGTAGGAGGTGCCGTGGCGCTGCTTTCCGTCGAAGGCCTCCGCAAGGAATACCAGGCGCGCGGCAGGAAAGTGGCGGCCCTCGACGGCGTCGACCTCAGCGTGGCAGAAGGCGAATTCGTGACCATCGTCGGTCCTTCGGGCTGCGGCAAATCGACGCTGCTGAACCTGATCGTGGGACTGCTGCCATCGACCTCCGGGCGCGTGCTTTTCCGCGGCGAACCGGTCGTCGACGTCTGCACCCGCATCGGCTACGTCACGCAACGAGACAACCTATTGCCCTGGCGGACTCTGATCGAG
Proteins encoded in this region:
- a CDS encoding D-2-hydroxyacid dehydrogenase family protein gives rise to the protein MKIVVLDDYQNAFRTLRCYAKLAAHDVTVFNDTEKDPARLAQRLADADAVILTQQRSAFPRAVVERLTRLKLVSQTGRNVSHIDLAACTERGIVVSAGGAGNPSATAELTWALILAALRHLPYEINRLKQGHWQSTLGSAVHNRVLGIYAFGRIGSLVANVGRAFGARVVCWGREGSTARARSAGYEVASSREAFFSEADILSLHIPLNKETRGIVTREDLARMKPTALLVNTSRAGLIAEGALVEALRAGRPGFAAVDVYEDEPVIGGNHPLLSLDNAICTPHLGYVERETYESYYDTVVEQILAFAAGRPIHVANPEVLQRRV
- a CDS encoding substrate-binding domain-containing protein, coding for MADSISVLSAGAVAPGLMPVLDGFRRAAGCAVAVSFATAPAIAARIAAGEAPDVVIAPESVLDRLAQSGTTAGDARATLGRIGVGLMVRAGAPLPKIATAEELRGSLLAAESIVYNRASTGIYLEQLFERWGIKAVLDPKITRYPDAAAVIAHVADGTGREIGFGATTVIVEAAGRGLSFVGPLPEEIQNYTRYDAAVLAASRQQARARDLVRHLASQKARTAFAAAGIH
- a CDS encoding iron-containing redox enzyme family protein; translated protein: MIDSLHREIIGPGVAQLMSTRFFSELREGKLSRKRLQGFALQHYLSNHAINKGLAFCMVRNANHQPVYDQFVELFVEETSHPGLMKRFGEAIGLRGEDFDDAVMIFECVAHTGAIIRGMFLGTLAEARAGALVNETMVRRYSEVFDAALERHYGLDARARAFFTVHARVDEHHTAMAAEVIARHARTPRDHELVRAAARNMVRFKIAKFDGIYDAYG
- a CDS encoding amidohydrolase family protein — protein: MIIDAHTHYTTAPLQLQAYRGRQITDLARPRRARLQISDEELERSMRGQFQRMKECGIDRLLFSPQASAMGHHFGSPLVSRYWTEACNDLIARVARLWPDRISPVCQLPQSPGVSPKEWVDELERCVKELGFVGCNVNPDVGGGREPLTPSLGSEWWYPLWEKMVELDVPCTIHASASLNPAMHLTNAYYIAQHNAAAVEILKSRVLNDFPKLKIVIPHGGGAIPYQWNRQRGLHVREGLEPFEEVARKVYWDMAVYDKESMELLIKRVGVDNVLFATEMFGAVNAIDPKTGRNFEDLVPIFDSIDWLTAEDKRKITEINARKVFSRIPPAAKP
- a CDS encoding alpha/beta fold hydrolase; translation: MEAKRAARMLFFLLVFVLLFLPLWGFYVSVRPPKLVSRITPENLGLAYEAVSFTTEDGVELSGWFIPATGGKTNKTVIGLHGYPADKGNILPVLAFLAARYNLMLFDFRYLGASGGRYTTIGARETRDLAAAVAFLRSRGITEVGVWGFSMGGAVALMAAPDLPEIRAVVSESSYARLDLLAPVLFRIPLLRYPLGWLTGLWARVLLGIDLAKVSPMESARRLRVPALILHSRNDHVIPFEHALLLKEALKENPRAEFWFADDLFHGQVGPDYERRIAGFFEASL
- a CDS encoding ACT domain-containing protein; this encodes MTDKEHLILTAIGPDRVGLVQTISEFIDRHGCNIEDSKMAVFCGEFAVILLISGRGADLLKVANHYRELEIQTGLTLAIKTPAARKPTEPLLPYRLTASSLDHPGIVHRISAVLSSLGVNIESMETKTYAAPVSGTPIFRLEASISVPSSTSVNVLRERFADLQREENIDIELSLR
- a CDS encoding aldolase/citrate lyase family protein, which translates into the protein MPDIPRLNGVIKALEEGRVAFVGFTPVDIESATAMASSSFDGIAFEMEHAPLDLPGLRHALQAMLDRRQIVERGTLAPKVTPLVRIPPNGGEMNQWVAKQVLDIGVYGIIFPHVSTVEEAWNAVRSCRYPRLPGAPLYDPPGIRGDAPARAARYWGLTQQEYYSRADVWPLAANGEILVIIQCEDTRAIENLPRILKEVPGIGVVLIGEGDLSQELGHPRDYEHPVVAEAIDTILRICKEHNVPCGHPHPDAKNIERLIASGYRFLMPSAQRSFAVLEQGRKLAGR
- a CDS encoding SMP-30/gluconolactonase/LRE family protein — its product is MRTLLLVLVMGLQACAAMRTGRSEVSILVDLDPARADRSVIVEAITADKAGRLYLPDRVSGNVLRIDPEAPRPVVVGRIEPREIKGKKVGADAGGLAFNGQGDLLIAAGGFSEVLRIRASELDPGKPGRAETFATGVPGANAVALDRRGNLYVSGGRAGKIYRVGPGGGAAQPIVQIPPHSRKVPGGGVQPIVENGLAFDANGVLHVADTARGAIWKVPISADGAVGKPVMLAQSPLLEGADGIEFDARGTLWVAANERNAIATVAPDGSVREVWKNDSRGPLEFPSGIVFVGGTAYVSNFDVPRRDNLDSSGKTALDGIGASVAMIVP